TCTGAATGCACCCTATTGATTATTTCACTGTTCTGTGCACTCTATTTGGTTGTTCCTTTGCTCTGCTATTGACCTATCATTATTCTGAAAGCTTCACACACTCAGTTATAGcttacatttttgttttgtaactTACAGTCAAGACTGTCAATTTATAGTTTAAGATTATTATATTAGGCACAATACATCATTTGCATGATATGTTTCAAGAAGTTACGTTCATTGTACCgttaatatttgtttatgattattTGCAGATGTTTCACCTGATGAAGAACCACTTGATTGGAATACCAGAATGATGATAGCATGTGGGGCAGCAAAAGGACTAAATTATCTGCACCATGAAGCAAAGCCTTCTGTTATATACAGGGATCTGAAATCATCCAACATACTATTGGATGAAGGTTTCCATCCAAAACTTTCTGATTTTGGGCTTGCAAAATTTGGTCCAACCGGAGAACAATCATATGTTGCCACTAGGGTCATGGGAACACAAGGTTACTGTGCCCCTGAATATGCCACTAGTGGAAAATTAACGATTAGATCTGACATTTACAGTTTTGGGGTTGTGTTATTGGAACTAATTACTGGACGCAGAGCATATGATGATAACAGTGGCCCTGTAAAGCATCTTGTAGAATGGGTAAATtcctattaattatattttgttcctttttatacgCTTATTACTCTTTTTTTCGCTCAGTTGAGTAACATACATATTATCCTAAATATATCAGATTTGCTGCAACTTGTGCATTTCCTCCCCGGTCTAAGTGGAATGCTATGTTTACTCTTCTTGGTTTTTTCTAATTTTCGTTTTATGTACTTGAAAGAAGAGGCTGGATTATCAATTAGTAATTGCTATCTATGAATGTGCTGGCCTGCTAATGTTGAAGAAAGAAATGATAATATCCTTTTAATTAGCGAATTTTTCAATTCCAGTTTGCTACATAGTATCTGGGTTCCGGGGAATATTATTGTATAGCTTTTTCTGTTTGTGTTGTCTAACCCTTGTTTCAGAATATTACATGATCTTTCTACTAAATATCCAATTGGGCTAAATGTTATCCAGTCTTAATTTTGAGAAGACAATCTAAGCCTATCGTTAttcaaaaaatcataatttgagAATCCATAATGGTTTCAGTTGGTTATGCATATTTATAAGTACCTTGTTGCAGCTTGACAAATACAGTCAAGTCAAGGTTGTTTTTCCAGCAATTTTAACTCTGGTTTCCTAATGTCTGTAGGCACGCCCAATGTTTAGAGACAAAAGGAGTTTTCCAAGATTGGTAGATCCACGGCTTAAAGGTAACTACCCAGGATCATATCTATCGAATACCATTGAATTGGCAGCCATGTGTCTTCGTGAAGAGCCACATCAACGGCCTAGTGCAGGTCATATAGTGGAAGCTCTAGAATTCTTGTCATCCAAGCAATATACCCCAAAAGTATCCAACACAGTCAACTCAGCAGGGATGGAGAGTGTAGAATCTCCAAAAGAAACATCTGTGATTTTGCCTCAAGAATCAGAAAGAGAGCGAGCTGTTGCAGAGGCCAAGCTGTGGGGGGAGACATGGAGGCAGAGACGACAAAGTGAGCAAAGTAGTCCTGAAGGAAGCAAATAGGTAGTGAAATTGACTTTCTGTTCGTTCTCTTGTTTACTACATGCATCATGATACCAAAGAAGATTCAACATACTTCAAGTGCAGGGGGAAACAGAAAGAAAACCTTCAAAGCAGATTAGAAGTGGCTAGTATCTAAAAAGGTATagggaaagttaaaaaaaaaaaaaacttcaaaagaTAATGTGTTCAAGATTTACATGTAGCTAATAAAATTAGTTGgccagataattttaaaaagtgctGTTTAGGCACTTGTGAACTTGAGGCTCAACATGACATGCTTTGACATGAGATTTCAGATTTTATGATTGCTCTAGCTTTTCTGCATTGAAAAATATGATACATTACTAGTACTTCTATGTTCTAACATACTACTTAATATTGCTGGAGCTTAGAAGCAAACACagtttttttaacagaaaataaatTGCAAATTGATTGAATTGCTGAATTTTTCTTCGGTCTAAAATGTATGAGACATTTAAGCCGTACTTTCTCCCCAGCAAGGTCTACATATCTGTTCGGGTTTAAATTCCAAGAAGCTGCAGATTCTAGTGGAATATTGGACATGTTTACTGTTCAATTCTAGAGCAGACATCTCAGACACGTACATTACTGCTGTCAACTGTTTGGTAGTCTTTACAAAACCTTTAGATTTATTTAACAGTTGACATTTGAGCATTTTAAACATGGTTACATGGCTCATTCAATCTTATCACATGCAAAGGGTTGAGCATTTATAACAGGTATTACTTAAAATTTTGGTGATCTTTTTCATCCTTACCACTTCTTGACAACTGGATGAAAATTAGCCAATTCGTAGATAAATAAAATGCTATATTTAAATGAGTAAAATTATTAATGGAAGTAATATTATCATCCCATTAACGAGTGTTTAATGACTCTAATTGAACCAACAAAGGTTGATCTAGTTGATAATAAACAAGGATGTGAGTTCGATTGTCAATGTTAATATGAAAACTTTGTTAGTCGATAATatgtaaatacttttataaatattcaTTGAGTCTTGAAGTCTATCCTGATCTTATTGAGTTCTTAGAATCCAATTTATCTaaatttcttttaacaaattttttttattctagttgAGATACATTTACTACTTCTCAacagatatttttaattattttaaaataagtataaaataaaatttattttataattttgttttattattggaTTTTGTTCTCATTAATGTTTGGGTTGCAGAACGAACTCTACAATACAAGTTAAGATCGGGGCAGGTATACATACCATAAAGCAACGTGTCGGTATATTATGAATGCAATGCTAACTGCTAAGCATACTTATCATAGGTTCCAAATAGTTAAGTATGTGTAGTTTTCTGTAAAAAGAAAGATGTGTAGTTTCAAATGGTAAGTATGTGTTT
The Glycine max cultivar Williams 82 chromosome 16, Glycine_max_v4.0, whole genome shotgun sequence genome window above contains:
- the LOC100805675 gene encoding probable serine/threonine-protein kinase PBL7 — protein: MGSCPCFGLRSWKTRVKSGVKAHQDEQNKNRKSLDNNSNNNINNVSETSSGLGPEENLTESGSSYKPQIFTFRELATATKNFRDETFIGQGGFGIVYKGTIGKINQVVAVKRLDTTGVQGEKEFLVEVLMLSLLRHSNLVNMIGYCAEGDQRLLVYEYMALGSLESHLHDVSPDEEPLDWNTRMMIACGAAKGLNYLHHEAKPSVIYRDLKSSNILLDEGFHPKLSDFGLAKFGPTGEQSYVATRVMGTQGYCAPEYATSGKLTIRSDIYSFGVVLLELITGRRAYDDNSGPVKHLVEWARPMFRDKRSFPRLVDPRLKGNYPGSYLSNTIELAAMCLREEPHQRPSAGHIVEALEFLSSKQYTPKVSNTVNSAGMESVESPKETSVILPQESERERAVAEAKLWGETWRQRRQSEQSSPEGSK